One Fuerstiella marisgermanici DNA window includes the following coding sequences:
- the cas2 gene encoding CRISPR-associated endonuclease Cas2 translates to MPRSEFVMSGYKEMWLFAMFDLPVKSKEDKRAYSRFRTLLLNEGFSKMQFSVYARFCGSEEVAETHRERLRRKLPSDGHVRLLAVTDRQFGRMEVFYGKKRGETESKPEQLQLF, encoded by the coding sequence ATGCCGCGTAGTGAATTTGTGATGTCGGGGTACAAAGAAATGTGGCTGTTCGCGATGTTCGATTTACCCGTGAAATCGAAAGAGGACAAACGAGCGTATTCCCGCTTTCGCACACTGCTTTTGAATGAAGGATTCAGTAAAATGCAGTTCAGCGTGTACGCCAGATTTTGCGGCAGTGAAGAAGTCGCGGAAACTCATCGCGAACGCTTAAGGCGCAAGCTGCCCTCCGACGGTCACGTGCGTCTGTTGGCCGTAACCGATCGTCAGTTCGGCAGGATGGAAGTGTTCTACGGAAAAAAACGTGGTGAAACCGAATCAAAACCAGAACAACTGCAGCTTTTTTAA